The nucleotide window CCAGTCGGGCATCAACGCCGCCAAGCCCGCCGCGCTGGCGCCAGACAACACGCGCACGGCGGCAGCGTCGAGCACCGCGAAGCCGCGCTGGGCCAAGTGATCAAGGTAATCGTGGGGGGTGGAAAACGGGGGCGAGAACACGATGGCGCCAGCGAAGCAAAGAAGCCCACAAGCATAGTCCCAAGCCCGCATGACCTGCGTCAAGGCCGCGCGCTCAGGCGGCGGCTAGGCTCGGGCAGCCACCTTTGGAGAATACCGATGCCCACTCTGCTCTGGTCCGACGACTTCGCTCTGGGCGTGACCGAGATGGACGCCACGCACCAGGAGTTCGTTGCCCTGCTGGCCGACGCGAGCCGCGCTGCCGATGCCGACCTGCCCACGTGCTGGCAGGCGCTGGTCGAGCACACGGCGCAGCATTTCGCGCGCGAGGACGCCTACATGCTGGCCACGCGTTTTGCCGCCACCAACTGCCACACCACGCACCACGCCATGGTGCTGAATGTGATGCGCCAAGGCCTGGCGATGGGCCAGCAAGGCGACCTGGCGCCGATGCGCCAGATGGCGCGCGAGTTGGCCACCTGGTTCCCTCAACACGCCGACACCATGGACGCGGCGCTGGCCCTGCACTTGCAGCGCGTCGGCTTTGATCCCGCCACCGGCGCCGTCACGCACGCCAGCGCCCTGCCGGCCGAGGCCATTCACGGCTGTGGCGGCGGTAGTTGCAGCCCGGCAGAGGAACCAC belongs to Ottowia testudinis and includes:
- a CDS encoding bacteriohemerythrin, whose product is MPTLLWSDDFALGVTEMDATHQEFVALLADASRAADADLPTCWQALVEHTAQHFAREDAYMLATRFAATNCHTTHHAMVLNVMRQGLAMGQQGDLAPMRQMARELATWFPQHADTMDAALALHLQRVGFDPATGAVTHASALPAEAIHGCGGGSCSPAEEPQPAAAAA